A genomic window from Streptomyces mirabilis includes:
- a CDS encoding amidohydrolase, with the protein MSREYEADVPGGAALPGTLPDALRAELIAFRRDMHMHPELGNQEFRTTAALKARLEQAGLKPRVLDIGTGLICDIGIDAGEGAGEGEGGGARDRARDRVVDGGRGMLALRADIDALPIPDTKSDCAYRSTVPGRAHACGHDVHTTVVLGAGLVLAELHRQGLLPHPVRLIFQPAEEVLPGGAPDAIESGVLDGVGRIIGVHCDPKVDAGRIGLRHGPITSACDRLEVSLDGAGGHTARPHLTTDLVTAAARVVTDVPSLVARRVDARSGLAVTWGRVESGHACNVIPQHAELSGTVRCLDLEAWRQAPDLVHAAIDEIANLYRAKSEINYIRGVPPVVNDPAVTELLHDAMTSRRGTHSVEDTEQSLGGEDFSWYLEHVPGAMARLGVRTPGERTTRDLHRGDFDADESAITVGVELFTAAALLDAIR; encoded by the coding sequence ATGTCCCGAGAGTACGAGGCCGATGTCCCCGGGGGAGCAGCGCTCCCCGGCACCCTGCCCGACGCCCTGCGTGCCGAGCTGATCGCGTTCCGGCGCGACATGCACATGCACCCGGAGCTCGGCAACCAGGAGTTCCGCACCACCGCGGCACTCAAGGCGCGCCTGGAGCAGGCGGGCCTCAAGCCCCGCGTGCTCGACATCGGAACCGGGCTCATCTGTGACATCGGGATCGACGCCGGTGAAGGTGCGGGGGAGGGCGAAGGGGGCGGGGCGCGCGACCGCGCACGGGACCGTGTGGTCGACGGCGGACGCGGCATGCTCGCCCTGCGCGCCGACATCGACGCGCTGCCCATCCCGGACACGAAGAGTGACTGCGCCTACCGCTCGACCGTGCCCGGCCGCGCGCACGCCTGTGGCCACGACGTGCACACGACCGTCGTCCTCGGCGCCGGGCTCGTCCTCGCCGAGCTGCATCGCCAGGGGCTCCTGCCGCATCCCGTACGGCTGATCTTCCAGCCCGCCGAAGAGGTCCTGCCCGGGGGCGCGCCCGACGCCATCGAGTCCGGAGTGCTGGACGGCGTGGGGCGGATCATCGGCGTGCACTGCGATCCGAAGGTCGACGCCGGACGGATCGGACTGCGCCACGGTCCCATCACTTCCGCCTGCGACCGGCTGGAAGTCTCACTCGACGGCGCCGGCGGTCACACCGCGCGTCCCCATCTCACCACCGACCTCGTCACCGCCGCCGCGCGCGTCGTCACCGACGTGCCGTCGCTCGTCGCCCGGCGGGTGGACGCCCGCAGCGGGCTCGCGGTGACCTGGGGACGCGTCGAGTCCGGGCACGCCTGCAACGTCATCCCGCAGCACGCCGAGCTGTCCGGGACCGTCCGCTGCCTCGACCTCGAGGCCTGGCGGCAGGCGCCCGACCTGGTGCACGCGGCCATCGACGAGATCGCGAACCTGTACCGCGCCAAGTCCGAGATCAACTACATCCGGGGCGTCCCGCCGGTCGTCAACGACCCGGCGGTCACGGAGCTCCTCCATGACGCCATGACCTCGCGGCGCGGCACGCACTCCGTCGAGGACACCGAGCAGAGCCTCGGCGGCGAGGACTTCTCCTGGTACCTGGAGCACGTGCCCGGTGCCATGGCGCGCCTCGGCGTCCGTACGCCGGGCGAGCGCACCACCCGTGACCTCCATCGCGGCGACTTCGACGCCGACGAGTCGGCCATCACGGTCGGAGTCGAGCTCTTCACCGCGGCGGCCCTGCTGGACGCGATCCGCTAG
- a CDS encoding BMP family lipoprotein, with the protein MSRRTRFSQAAVAVSVIALAAVGCGKSSTDTSSDSKKSSSGYTGKGIGLAYDIGGKGDQSFNDAAYAGFQKAETEFKIGGRDIEPQDGESDADKVQRLEQLAKSGYNPVIGVGFVYAPAVKEVAAKYPKVTFGIIDDEQDKAANIADLVFHEEQSSYLAGVAAAKATKKNHIGFIGGVDIPLIHKFEAGFDQGAKSVNPSIKIESQYLTQTPQEGGFSSPDKGKDAAAGQIEKGADVLYHAAGLSGQGVISEAASKKVWAIGVDSDQYAQSSLAKYKDWILGSALKNVGGAVYDLAKSVVDGKPLSGVVRGDLKSGGVGFADSNPKYKALTDVVAAVDKAKQDIIDGKVTVKTTQ; encoded by the coding sequence ATGTCTCGGAGGACCAGGTTCTCCCAAGCAGCGGTGGCCGTCTCGGTCATCGCCCTCGCGGCGGTCGGTTGTGGCAAGTCGAGCACCGACACGAGCAGCGACTCCAAGAAGAGCTCGTCGGGTTACACCGGGAAGGGCATCGGTCTCGCGTACGACATCGGCGGCAAGGGTGACCAGTCCTTCAACGACGCCGCGTACGCCGGTTTCCAGAAGGCCGAGACCGAGTTCAAGATCGGCGGCCGGGACATCGAGCCGCAGGACGGCGAGTCCGACGCCGACAAGGTGCAGCGCCTGGAGCAGCTCGCCAAGTCCGGCTACAACCCGGTGATCGGCGTCGGCTTCGTGTACGCGCCGGCCGTCAAGGAGGTCGCGGCGAAGTACCCGAAGGTGACCTTCGGCATCATCGACGACGAGCAGGACAAGGCCGCGAACATCGCCGACCTCGTCTTCCACGAGGAGCAGTCCTCCTACCTCGCGGGTGTCGCGGCGGCGAAGGCCACCAAGAAGAACCACATCGGCTTCATCGGCGGCGTGGACATCCCGCTGATCCACAAGTTCGAGGCGGGCTTCGACCAGGGCGCGAAGTCGGTCAACCCGAGCATCAAGATCGAGTCGCAGTACCTGACGCAGACGCCCCAGGAGGGTGGCTTCTCGAGCCCCGACAAGGGCAAGGACGCGGCGGCCGGCCAGATCGAAAAGGGCGCCGACGTGCTCTACCACGCGGCCGGCCTGTCCGGTCAGGGCGTGATCTCCGAGGCCGCGTCCAAGAAGGTGTGGGCCATCGGTGTCGACTCCGACCAGTACGCGCAGAGCTCGCTGGCCAAGTACAAGGACTGGATCCTCGGCTCGGCCTTGAAGAACGTCGGCGGCGCGGTGTACGACCTGGCCAAGTCCGTCGTCGACGGCAAGCCGCTGAGCGGCGTCGTGCGTGGTGACCTCAAGTCGGGCGGCGTCGGCTTCGCCGACTCCAACCCGAAGTACAAGGCCCTGACGGACGTGGTCGCGGCGGTCGACAAGGCCAAGCAGGACATCATCGACGGCAAGGTCACCGTCAAGACGACCCAGTGA
- a CDS encoding BMP family ABC transporter substrate-binding protein: MRRVSRIAVAGVATASLAVALSACGGSSTEASSGGSAKTKGIGLAYDIGGKGDQSFNDAAYAGFQKAETDLKIGGRDIEPQDGESDADKVQRLEQLAKSGYNPVIGVGFVYAPAVKEVAAKYPKITFGIIDDEQDKAANVADMVFHEEQASYLAGVAAAKATKKNHIGFVGGVDIPLIHKFEAGYVQGAQSVNPKIKIEKQYLTQTPQEGGFSSPDKGKDAAEGQIEAGADVIYAAAGLSGQGVIQSAASHKVWAIGVDSDQYKQDALAKYKDYILTSATKDVAGAVYNLAKSVADGKPATGVVRASLATGGVGLADSNPAFKNNADLQAALKKAEAGIKDGSITVKTS, translated from the coding sequence ATGCGCCGGGTGTCCCGAATCGCGGTTGCGGGCGTTGCGACCGCATCCCTCGCCGTTGCTCTCTCCGCCTGTGGCGGCTCGTCCACCGAAGCCTCGAGCGGCGGCTCGGCCAAGACCAAGGGCATCGGCCTTGCGTACGACATCGGCGGCAAGGGCGACCAGTCCTTCAACGACGCCGCGTACGCCGGTTTCCAGAAGGCCGAGACCGACCTCAAGATCGGCGGCCGGGACATCGAGCCGCAGGACGGCGAGTCCGACGCCGACAAGGTCCAGCGCCTGGAGCAGCTCGCCAAGTCCGGCTACAACCCGGTGATCGGCGTCGGCTTCGTGTACGCGCCGGCCGTCAAGGAGGTCGCGGCGAAGTACCCGAAGATCACCTTCGGCATCATCGACGACGAGCAGGACAAGGCCGCGAACGTCGCCGACATGGTCTTCCACGAGGAGCAGGCTTCCTACCTCGCGGGTGTCGCGGCGGCGAAGGCCACCAAGAAGAACCACATCGGCTTCGTCGGCGGCGTGGACATCCCGCTGATCCACAAGTTCGAGGCCGGTTACGTCCAGGGTGCCCAGTCGGTCAACCCGAAGATAAAGATCGAGAAGCAGTACCTGACCCAGACGCCCCAGGAGGGTGGCTTCTCCAGCCCCGACAAGGGCAAGGACGCGGCCGAGGGTCAGATCGAGGCGGGCGCCGACGTGATCTACGCCGCCGCGGGCCTGTCGGGTCAGGGTGTCATCCAGTCCGCCGCCTCGCACAAGGTGTGGGCCATCGGCGTCGACTCCGACCAGTACAAGCAGGACGCGCTGGCCAAGTACAAGGACTACATCCTGACTTCGGCCACCAAGGACGTCGCCGGGGCGGTCTACAACCTCGCGAAGTCGGTGGCGGACGGCAAGCCCGCGACCGGCGTCGTCCGTGCCAGCCTCGCCACCGGCGGTGTCGGCCTCGCCGACTCGAACCCGGCGTTCAAGAACAACGCCGACCTGCAGGCCGCGCTGAAGAAGGCCGAGGCGGGTATCAAGGACGGCTCGATCACGGTCAAGACCTCCTGA
- a CDS encoding ABC transporter ATP-binding protein: MVANHDIHLTVRKGTVHALVGENGAGKSTLMKILYGMQKPDEGTITVDGEQVTFHSPADAISRGIGMVHQHFMLADNLTVLENVVLGSEKLYGIGGGARKKIKEISDRYGLNVRPDVLVEGLGVAERQRVEILKVLYRGARTLILDEPTAVLVPQEVDALFDNLRELKSEGLAVIFISHKLGEVLSVADEITVIRRGTTVGTAVPAETTPRQLAEMMVGSELPTPETAESTVTDKPVIQVEGLTVFASGAPSLGELAEPTGAGLLTEDTAETAAAVRRILDDVTFTIHAGEVMGIAGVEGNGQTELIDALIGLKAADAGAITFLGDEITGWATRKRREKGIGYIPEDRHRHGLLLESPLWENRILGHVTEAPNAKGFWLDIKGAQEDTRRIVEEYDVRTPGIDVTAASLSGGNQQKLIVGREMSHKPRFLIAAHPTRGVDVGAQAAIWDQIREARREGLAVLLISADLDELIGLSDTLRVIYNGRLVADADPATVTPEELGSAMTGAASGHLEHVAESAAPEDEAR, translated from the coding sequence GTGGTGGCCAACCATGACATCCACCTGACGGTCCGCAAGGGCACGGTCCACGCCCTCGTCGGCGAGAACGGTGCCGGCAAGTCGACGCTGATGAAGATCCTCTACGGCATGCAGAAGCCGGACGAGGGCACGATCACCGTCGACGGCGAGCAGGTCACCTTCCACAGCCCCGCCGACGCCATCTCGCGCGGCATCGGCATGGTCCACCAGCACTTCATGCTCGCCGACAACCTCACCGTCCTGGAGAACGTGGTCCTGGGCAGCGAGAAGCTGTACGGCATCGGCGGCGGCGCCCGTAAGAAGATCAAGGAGATCTCCGACCGGTACGGCCTGAACGTCCGCCCGGACGTCCTGGTCGAGGGCCTCGGTGTCGCCGAGCGTCAGCGCGTGGAGATCCTCAAGGTCCTCTACCGCGGCGCCCGCACCCTGATCCTGGACGAGCCCACCGCCGTACTGGTGCCGCAGGAGGTGGACGCGCTCTTCGACAACCTGCGCGAGCTCAAGTCCGAGGGCCTGGCCGTCATCTTCATCTCGCACAAGCTGGGCGAGGTCCTCTCGGTCGCCGACGAGATCACGGTCATCCGGCGCGGTACGACGGTCGGCACGGCCGTCCCCGCCGAGACGACCCCCCGCCAGCTCGCCGAGATGATGGTCGGCAGCGAGCTCCCGACCCCGGAGACCGCCGAGTCCACCGTCACGGACAAGCCGGTCATCCAGGTCGAGGGCCTCACGGTCTTCGCCAGCGGTGCCCCCTCCCTCGGCGAGCTCGCCGAGCCGACGGGCGCCGGGCTGCTCACCGAGGACACCGCCGAGACCGCCGCCGCGGTGCGGCGCATCCTCGACGACGTCACCTTCACCATCCACGCGGGTGAGGTGATGGGCATCGCCGGTGTCGAGGGCAACGGTCAGACCGAGCTCATCGACGCGCTGATCGGCCTCAAGGCCGCGGACGCGGGAGCCATCACGTTCCTCGGCGACGAGATCACGGGGTGGGCCACCCGCAAGCGCCGCGAGAAGGGCATCGGGTACATCCCCGAGGACCGCCACCGCCACGGCCTGCTGCTGGAGTCCCCGCTCTGGGAGAACCGCATCCTCGGCCATGTCACCGAGGCCCCCAACGCGAAGGGCTTCTGGCTCGACATCAAGGGCGCCCAGGAGGACACCAGGCGGATCGTCGAGGAGTACGACGTCCGCACCCCCGGCATCGACGTCACCGCCGCCTCGCTCTCCGGCGGCAACCAGCAGAAGCTGATCGTCGGCCGCGAGATGAGCCACAAGCCGCGCTTCCTGATCGCCGCCCACCCCACCCGCGGTGTGGACGTCGGCGCGCAGGCCGCGATCTGGGACCAGATCCGCGAGGCCCGCCGCGAGGGCCTGGCCGTGCTGCTGATCTCGGCCGACCTGGACGAGCTGATCGGCCTGTCGGACACCCTGCGGGTGATCTACAACGGCAGGCTCGTGGCGGACGCCGACCCGGCGACCGTCACCCCGGAGGAACTCGGCTCGGCCATGACCGGCGCCGCCTCCGGACACCTGGAGCACGTAGCGGAAAGCGCCGCCCCGGAGGACGAGGCCCGATGA
- a CDS encoding ABC transporter permease: MKKFDKERVLLAVAGPVIALVAAIALTSVVLLASGKSPFEPYSLMLQQATYSDVQVLIINQASLYYLAALAVAIGFRMNLFNIGVDGQYRLAAMMTAVVGTHIALPGVLQVPLLLLVGMLTGAFWAGIAGVLKVTRGVSEVVATIMLNAIATSLIGYLTLDNIWGVQVGNNNTTGIMKKSGWVPGINLGSDVGEIYGLVFLAVLMGVLYWVVLNRTRFGFDLRATGASETAAAASGVDAKKMVLTAMLISGAVAGLSGLPLLLGDAHSYSLSFPTGLGFTGITIALLGRNNPVGIAFAALLIAFLDKASPALDYATPVAYEKEIATIMQGLIVFAVVISYEAVRVWGLRRQQKRVGEELAAAAANNNSPKEVAAR; this comes from the coding sequence ATGAAGAAGTTCGACAAGGAGCGCGTGCTCCTCGCGGTGGCCGGCCCGGTCATCGCGCTCGTCGCGGCGATCGCGCTGACCTCGGTCGTGCTGCTCGCCTCGGGCAAGAGCCCGTTCGAGCCGTACTCCCTGATGCTCCAGCAGGCGACGTACTCCGACGTCCAGGTGCTGATCATCAACCAGGCGTCGCTGTACTACCTGGCGGCGCTCGCGGTGGCCATCGGCTTCCGCATGAACCTGTTCAACATCGGTGTCGACGGTCAGTACCGCCTCGCCGCGATGATGACCGCGGTCGTCGGCACGCACATCGCGCTGCCCGGCGTCCTGCAGGTGCCGCTGCTGCTGCTCGTCGGCATGCTCACCGGTGCCTTCTGGGCCGGCATCGCCGGTGTCCTGAAGGTCACCCGGGGAGTGAGCGAGGTCGTCGCGACGATCATGCTCAACGCGATCGCCACCAGCCTCATCGGCTATCTCACCCTCGACAACATCTGGGGTGTGCAGGTCGGCAACAACAACACGACCGGCATCATGAAGAAGTCCGGCTGGGTTCCCGGCATCAACCTCGGCTCGGACGTCGGCGAGATCTACGGCCTGGTCTTCCTCGCGGTCCTCATGGGCGTCCTGTACTGGGTGGTCCTCAACCGCACCCGCTTCGGCTTCGACCTGCGCGCCACCGGTGCCTCCGAGACCGCCGCCGCGGCCTCCGGTGTCGACGCCAAGAAGATGGTGCTCACCGCGATGCTGATCTCCGGCGCGGTCGCGGGCCTCTCCGGCCTGCCGCTGCTGCTCGGCGACGCGCACAGCTACAGCCTGAGCTTCCCGACCGGACTCGGCTTCACCGGCATCACGATCGCCCTGCTCGGCCGCAACAACCCGGTGGGCATCGCCTTCGCCGCCCTGCTGATCGCCTTCCTCGACAAGGCGTCCCCGGCGCTCGACTACGCGACCCCGGTGGCGTACGAGAAGGAGATCGCCACGATCATGCAGGGTCTGATCGTCTTCGCGGTCGTCATCTCCTACGAGGCCGTACGTGTCTGGGGCCTGCGCCGCCAGCAGAAGCGGGTCGGTGAGGAACTGGCCGCGGCCGCCGCCAACAACAACTCCCCGAAGGAGGTGGCTGCCCGATGA
- a CDS encoding ABC transporter permease encodes MSTATVAKPQAQQPGKGSRRFSLPVLLLIIAGVLILTSAVRLITGADGITSTGQMSTALRLAVPIGLAGLGGLWSERAGVVNIGLEGMMILGTWFGAWAGYQWGPWTGVAFGIIGGVLGGILHAIATVTFNVNHIVSGVAINILALGTTRYLSKFTFENAPQGSSKQSPPIDSLGTFDIPGLSSGLDTLNGKHWFLISDIAGLLGGLVTDLSPLTVVAVALVPATWWVLWRTSFGLRLRSCGENPMAAESLGVNVYKYKYLAVIISGGFAGLGGAFLSIVASNVYLDGQTAGRGYIGLAAMIFGNWMPGGLALGAGLFGYTDSLNLRGGTTNVHALILLIAILLVFGAAYLAWKKRLVPALVTAAVSALMFVWYVTTSDVPKQVVSATPYIVTLLVLSLSAQHLRMPKADGMPYRRGQGK; translated from the coding sequence ATGAGCACCGCGACCGTCGCCAAGCCGCAGGCGCAGCAGCCCGGCAAGGGCAGCCGCCGATTCTCGCTCCCCGTGCTCCTGCTGATCATCGCGGGCGTACTCATCCTGACCTCGGCTGTCCGCCTGATCACCGGCGCGGACGGCATCACCTCGACCGGACAGATGTCCACGGCGCTGCGCCTCGCGGTGCCGATCGGACTCGCGGGCCTCGGCGGCCTGTGGTCCGAGCGCGCGGGCGTCGTCAACATCGGCCTCGAAGGCATGATGATCCTCGGCACCTGGTTCGGAGCCTGGGCCGGCTATCAGTGGGGCCCGTGGACCGGTGTCGCCTTCGGCATCATCGGCGGTGTGCTCGGCGGCATCCTGCACGCCATCGCCACGGTGACCTTCAACGTCAACCACATCGTCTCCGGTGTGGCCATCAACATCCTGGCGCTCGGTACCACCCGCTACCTGTCGAAGTTCACCTTCGAGAACGCGCCGCAGGGCTCCTCCAAGCAGTCCCCGCCCATCGACTCGCTCGGCACCTTCGACATTCCGGGACTGTCGAGCGGTCTGGACACGCTCAACGGGAAGCACTGGTTCCTGATCTCGGACATCGCGGGCCTGCTCGGCGGGCTGGTCACCGACCTGTCGCCGCTCACGGTCGTCGCCGTGGCCCTCGTACCGGCGACGTGGTGGGTGCTGTGGCGTACGTCCTTCGGCCTGCGGCTGCGCTCCTGCGGCGAGAACCCGATGGCCGCCGAGTCCCTCGGCGTCAACGTCTACAAGTACAAGTACCTCGCCGTGATCATCTCCGGTGGCTTCGCCGGCCTCGGCGGTGCCTTCCTCTCGATCGTCGCGTCCAACGTGTACCTGGACGGTCAGACGGCCGGCCGCGGATACATCGGTCTCGCCGCGATGATCTTCGGTAACTGGATGCCGGGCGGTCTCGCCCTCGGAGCGGGTCTGTTCGGCTACACCGACAGCCTCAACCTGCGCGGCGGCACCACCAACGTGCACGCGCTGATCCTGCTGATCGCGATTCTGCTGGTCTTCGGCGCCGCCTACCTCGCGTGGAAGAAGCGGCTCGTGCCCGCGCTGGTCACCGCCGCGGTGTCGGCGCTGATGTTCGTCTGGTACGTCACCACCAGCGATGTCCCCAAGCAGGTCGTCAGCGCGACGCCGTACATCGTGACCCTGCTCGTTCTCTCGCTGTCCGCGCAGCACCTGCGGATGCCGAAGGCGGACGGCATGCCGTACCGGAGAGGACAGGGCAAGTGA
- a CDS encoding cytidine deaminase has product MTSADAGSAAVDWEALREHARDAMSRAYAPYSGFPVGVAALVDDGRTVTGCNVENASYGLGLCAECGLVSQLLNTGGGRLTHFTCVDGQGEILVPCGRCRQLLYEFGGADLLLETPAGILPLSEMLPQAFGPENLTK; this is encoded by the coding sequence GTGACGTCCGCCGACGCCGGGTCCGCGGCCGTCGACTGGGAGGCTCTGCGGGAGCACGCGCGGGACGCCATGTCCCGGGCCTACGCCCCCTACTCGGGCTTCCCGGTCGGTGTCGCGGCCCTCGTCGACGACGGCAGGACCGTCACCGGCTGCAATGTCGAGAACGCCTCGTACGGGCTAGGACTGTGCGCCGAGTGCGGTCTGGTCTCCCAGCTGCTGAACACCGGTGGCGGTCGGCTGACGCACTTCACCTGCGTCGACGGACAGGGCGAGATCCTCGTCCCGTGCGGACGCTGCCGGCAGCTGCTGTACGAGTTCGGTGGGGCCGATCTGCTCCTGGAGACCCCGGCCGGAATCCTGCCGCTCTCCGAGATGCTGCCGCAGGCCTTCGGGCCGGAGAATCTCACCAAGTAA
- a CDS encoding thymidine phosphorylase, with protein sequence MAMDAVSVIRTKRDRAELSDAQIDWVIDAYTRGEVADYQMAALNMAILLNGMNRREIARWTAAMIASGERMEFSSLSRPTADKHSTGGVGDKITLPLAPLVAACGAAVPQLSGRGLGHTGGTLDKLESIPGWRALLSNEEMLNVLDTTGAVICAAGDGLAPADKKLYALRDVTGTVEAIPLIASSIMSKKIAEGTGSLVLDVKVGTGAFMKTIEDARELAATMVGLGTDHGVKTVALLTDMSTPLGLTAGNALEVRESVEVLAGGGPADVVELTLALAREMLDAAGIKDADPAKALADGSAMDVWRRMIAAQGGDPDAALPTSREQHVVTAPSSGVLTRLDAYDIGIAAWRLGAGRARKEDPVQAAAGVELHAKPGDTVTAGQPLLTLHTDTPERFEYALESVEGSYDIAAAGTDFKATPVVLERIA encoded by the coding sequence ATGGCCATGGACGCCGTCTCCGTCATCCGCACCAAGCGGGACCGCGCCGAGCTCAGCGACGCGCAGATCGACTGGGTCATCGACGCGTACACCCGCGGCGAGGTCGCCGACTACCAGATGGCCGCCCTCAACATGGCGATCCTGCTCAACGGCATGAACCGTCGTGAGATCGCCCGCTGGACCGCCGCGATGATCGCCTCCGGCGAGCGCATGGAGTTCTCCTCCCTCTCCCGCCCGACCGCCGACAAGCACTCCACGGGCGGCGTCGGCGACAAGATCACCCTCCCGCTGGCCCCGCTGGTCGCCGCCTGCGGCGCGGCGGTCCCGCAGCTGTCCGGACGCGGCCTCGGCCACACCGGCGGCACGCTGGACAAGCTGGAGTCCATCCCCGGCTGGCGCGCCCTGCTGTCGAACGAGGAGATGCTGAACGTCCTCGACACGACCGGCGCGGTCATCTGCGCGGCGGGCGACGGCCTGGCCCCCGCCGACAAGAAGCTGTACGCGCTGCGCGACGTCACCGGCACGGTCGAGGCGATCCCCCTCATCGCCTCCTCCATCATGTCGAAGAAGATCGCGGAGGGCACGGGCTCGCTGGTCCTGGACGTGAAGGTCGGCACCGGCGCCTTCATGAAGACCATCGAGGACGCCCGTGAACTCGCCGCCACGATGGTCGGGTTGGGCACCGACCACGGCGTGAAGACGGTCGCACTCCTCACGGACATGTCGACCCCACTGGGCCTGACGGCCGGCAACGCGCTCGAAGTACGGGAGTCGGTGGAGGTCCTGGCGGGCGGCGGTCCGGCCGACGTCGTCGAACTCACCCTCGCCCTGGCGCGCGAGATGCTGGACGCGGCGGGCATCAAGGACGCCGACCCGGCGAAGGCCCTCGCGGACGGCTCCGCGATGGACGTCTGGCGCCGCATGATCGCCGCGCAGGGCGGTGACCCGGACGCCGCGCTGCCCACCTCCCGCGAGCAGCACGTGGTGACGGCCCCGTCCTCCGGCGTCCTGACCCGCCTGGACGCCTACGACATCGGCATCGCCGCCTGGCGCCTCGGCGCGGGCCGCGCCCGCAAGGAGGACCCGGTGCAGGCCGCCGCGGGCGTCGAACTGCACGCCAAGCCCGGCGACACCGTCACCGCGGGCCAGCCCCTGCTGACCCTCCACACCGACACCCCCGAGCGCTTCGAGTACGCCCTGGAGTCGGTCGAGGGTTCCTACGACATCGCCGCCGCGGGCACGGACTTCAAGGCCACGCCGGTCGTGCTGGAACGTATCGCCTGA
- a CDS encoding AEC family transporter yields the protein MQGVLTGFAVIAVVIGVGYVIGRRGYLGENGREVLTKLAFHVASPALLFTTLARADLSVIFSSRLLVTAMSTAAAAGVFVAVGVVRGWGVGRTTIGALCSSYVNSGNLGIPIAVYVLGDASLVAPVLLFQQIMVTPLALTVLDLSGDGEKGPLWQRLITPLRNPIAVGSLSGVAVSATGLTLPGPVMDPLTLIGNMSVPAVLLAFGISLCGSTLPGRGADRYPVLLSVALKSVGQPLAAWALAVGLFGLHGAPLLDVVVTSALPAAQNLFTYASRYRVGETLARESILLSTILSVPVLVVIAAVLG from the coding sequence GTGCAAGGGGTGCTGACGGGCTTCGCGGTCATCGCCGTCGTCATCGGAGTCGGTTACGTCATCGGACGCCGCGGCTATCTCGGGGAGAACGGGCGGGAGGTGCTGACGAAGCTCGCCTTCCATGTGGCCTCTCCCGCCCTGCTGTTCACCACGCTCGCCCGGGCCGACCTGTCGGTGATCTTCTCCAGCCGGCTCCTGGTGACGGCGATGAGCACGGCCGCGGCGGCCGGGGTCTTCGTCGCGGTCGGGGTCGTACGCGGCTGGGGCGTGGGCCGGACGACGATCGGCGCGCTCTGCTCCAGCTACGTCAACTCGGGCAACCTCGGCATCCCGATCGCGGTGTACGTGCTGGGGGACGCCTCGCTCGTCGCGCCCGTACTGCTCTTCCAGCAGATCATGGTCACGCCCCTCGCGCTCACCGTCCTCGACCTGTCGGGGGACGGCGAGAAGGGCCCCCTGTGGCAGCGGCTGATCACTCCCCTGCGCAACCCCATCGCGGTCGGCTCGCTGAGCGGGGTCGCGGTGTCGGCGACCGGTCTGACGCTGCCGGGACCGGTCATGGACCCGCTCACGCTGATCGGCAACATGTCGGTGCCCGCGGTGCTGCTGGCGTTCGGCATCTCGCTGTGCGGCAGCACGCTGCCCGGCCGGGGCGCGGACCGGTACCCGGTGCTGCTGTCCGTCGCCCTGAAGTCGGTGGGCCAGCCGCTGGCCGCCTGGGCCCTGGCGGTGGGCCTGTTCGGGCTGCACGGCGCGCCGCTGCTCGACGTCGTGGTCACCTCGGCGCTGCCCGCCGCCCAGAACCTCTTCACCTACGCCTCGCGTTACCGGGTCGGCGAGACGCTGGCGCGGGAGTCGATCCTGCTGTCGACGATCCTGTCGGTGCCGGTGCTGGTGGTGATCGCGGCCGTGCTCGGCTGA
- a CDS encoding STAS domain-containing protein, translated as MSSVPPAGLLTVDATTPAVLVLPGPVTRDQVPGLCDDVRARLAATGAGVVVCDVAGLGPPGLATVDALARMQLTARRAGGRVRLRAPAPPLLLLLDLVGLRFEVEGEAEEREPALGVQEAVEPGDAAV; from the coding sequence ATGAGTTCCGTGCCTCCGGCCGGTCTACTGACTGTGGACGCCACGACACCCGCCGTACTCGTGCTGCCCGGCCCCGTCACCCGTGACCAGGTGCCAGGGCTCTGTGACGACGTGCGCGCGCGGCTGGCGGCGACCGGCGCCGGGGTGGTGGTCTGCGATGTCGCGGGCCTCGGTCCACCCGGCCTGGCCACCGTCGACGCCCTGGCCAGGATGCAGCTCACCGCCCGCCGGGCCGGGGGCCGCGTCCGTCTGCGCGCCCCGGCCCCGCCTCTCCTCCTGCTTCTCGATCTAGTCGGACTCCGCTTCGAGGTGGAGGGGGAGGCCGAAGAGCGGGAACCAGCGCTTGGTGTCCAGGAAGCAGTGGAACCCGGTGATGCGGCCGTCTGA